The proteins below are encoded in one region of Tsuneonella sp. CC-YZS046:
- a CDS encoding alpha/beta hydrolase, producing the protein MQFFGPTSHSFISQRLRLNYVDWGNPDAPPLILQHGGRDHCRSWDWVAEELRDDWHVICPDLRGHGDSEWVSDGDYDLNAFVYDFAQLVETLGYDQVTIVAHSLGGNIATRFTGLYPEKVRKLVNIEGLGFSRKHGNDLDPFPDRFRKWIADTRKSAGRSPRRYKTLREAYERMKEENGHLSDEQARHLTIQGASRNEDGTWSWKFDPYLNVWTLSDLPKEDVVELWEAVTCPVLLLWGKDSFFSSPIEDGRAAHFQDARVVEFENAGHWLHHDQFDLFMKELRGFL; encoded by the coding sequence ATGCAATTCTTCGGCCCCACTTCGCACAGCTTCATCTCCCAGCGCCTACGGCTCAACTATGTGGATTGGGGCAATCCCGATGCGCCGCCGCTGATCCTCCAGCACGGCGGACGCGACCATTGCCGGAGCTGGGACTGGGTGGCCGAGGAACTTCGCGACGACTGGCACGTCATTTGCCCCGATTTGCGCGGCCATGGCGACAGCGAATGGGTTTCGGACGGCGATTACGACCTCAACGCCTTCGTCTATGATTTCGCGCAGCTGGTGGAAACCCTGGGCTACGATCAGGTGACGATCGTAGCCCATTCGCTGGGCGGCAATATCGCTACCCGGTTCACCGGCCTTTACCCGGAAAAGGTCCGCAAGCTGGTGAATATCGAAGGGCTGGGCTTCTCGCGCAAGCATGGCAACGATCTGGACCCCTTTCCGGACCGCTTCCGCAAATGGATCGCCGATACGCGCAAATCCGCGGGCCGTTCGCCGCGGCGCTACAAGACGCTGCGGGAAGCCTATGAGCGCATGAAGGAAGAGAACGGCCACCTTTCGGACGAGCAGGCCCGTCACTTGACCATTCAAGGCGCCAGCCGGAACGAGGACGGCACCTGGAGCTGGAAGTTCGATCCCTATCTGAACGTCTGGACCCTGTCCGACCTGCCGAAGGAGGATGTGGTCGAACTATGGGAAGCAGTCACCTGCCCGGTGCTGCTGCTCTGGGGCAAGGACAGTTTCTTCTCCAGCCCGATAGAGGATGGCCGCGCCGCGCATTTCCAGGATGCAAGGGTCGTGGAATTCGAAAATGCCGGCCACTGGCTCCATCATGACCAGTTCGACCTGTTCATGAAGGAATTGCGCGGCTTCCTGTAA
- the trxB gene encoding thioredoxin-disulfide reductase: MATHTTRMLIIGSGPAGLSAAIYGARAGMEPIVVQGLQPGGQLTITTDVENYPGFRDVIQGPWLMQEMQAQAEHVGTRMMWDTIVDVDIASGSPFRAVGDSGDEYIGDTLVIATGAQAKWLGVPGEQELSGKGVSACATCDGFFYRGKKVAVIGGGNTAVEEALYLTNHSEDVTLIHRRDELRAEKILQDRLFAHPRITVIWNKAVDRFIGDPASGGLTGLALRDTVTGEMSEFATEGAFVAIGHAPSTELFKGKLETDESGYLVVEAGTPKTAVPGVFACGDVMDHTYRQAVTAAGTGCMAALDAERFLASLDFARNQQKKEAAASA, from the coding sequence ATGGCGACTCATACTACTCGGATGCTAATCATCGGTTCCGGCCCTGCCGGCCTTTCGGCGGCAATCTATGGCGCGCGCGCCGGCATGGAGCCGATCGTGGTGCAGGGCCTGCAGCCCGGCGGCCAGCTTACGATCACTACCGATGTGGAGAATTATCCGGGTTTTCGCGATGTCATCCAGGGTCCGTGGCTGATGCAGGAAATGCAGGCGCAGGCGGAGCATGTCGGCACGCGGATGATGTGGGACACCATCGTCGATGTGGATATTGCCAGCGGTTCTCCGTTCCGGGCGGTGGGCGACAGTGGCGACGAATATATCGGCGATACGCTGGTGATCGCGACGGGCGCGCAGGCGAAATGGCTGGGCGTGCCGGGCGAGCAGGAATTGTCCGGCAAGGGCGTCTCGGCCTGCGCCACCTGCGACGGCTTCTTCTATCGCGGCAAGAAGGTGGCGGTGATCGGCGGCGGCAATACCGCCGTGGAAGAAGCGCTCTATCTTACCAACCACAGCGAGGATGTGACCCTGATCCATCGCCGCGACGAGTTGCGCGCCGAGAAGATCCTCCAGGATCGGCTGTTCGCCCATCCCAGGATCACGGTCATCTGGAACAAGGCGGTGGACCGCTTCATCGGCGATCCCGCGTCGGGCGGGCTTACCGGGCTGGCCTTGCGGGATACCGTCACCGGCGAAATGAGCGAGTTCGCCACGGAAGGGGCCTTCGTGGCGATTGGCCATGCACCTTCCACCGAACTGTTCAAGGGCAAGCTCGAAACCGATGAATCCGGCTATCTGGTGGTCGAGGCAGGCACGCCGAAAACCGCCGTTCCCGGCGTATTCGCCTGCGGCGACGTGATGGACCACACCTATCGGCAGGCGGTCACCGCCGCCGGCACGGGCTGCATGGCCGCGCTCGACGCGGAGCGCTTCCTGGCATCGCTCGATTTCGCGCGCAACCAGCAGAAGAAGGAAGCGGCGGCATCGGCCTGA
- a CDS encoding MAPEG family protein encodes MLGMTILQPVAALAIWTMVMWWWMYFTRLPAFGKIKLSPEEEARLTVAKLDELLPPSVQWKAHNYNHLHEAPTVFYAVAITLAIVGAGDGIAASLGWAYVALRVLHSLVQATINKVMVRFALFALSSLVLMALITLTAKAVF; translated from the coding sequence ATGCTAGGAATGACCATTCTGCAGCCGGTCGCCGCTCTTGCGATCTGGACCATGGTGATGTGGTGGTGGATGTATTTCACCCGCTTGCCCGCCTTCGGAAAGATCAAGCTGTCACCCGAAGAGGAAGCTCGCCTCACCGTCGCCAAGCTCGACGAGCTGCTGCCGCCAAGCGTCCAGTGGAAAGCCCATAACTACAATCATCTGCATGAAGCACCTACGGTATTCTATGCAGTGGCTATAACCCTCGCCATCGTCGGAGCCGGGGACGGCATCGCCGCCAGCCTAGGCTGGGCCTATGTCGCGCTGCGGGTGCTGCACTCGCTGGTGCAGGCCACCATCAACAAGGTGATGGTCCGGTTCGCGCTGTTCGCGCTTTCCAGCCTGGTGCTGATGGCGCTGATCACGCTCACCGCAAAGGCGGTGTTCTGA
- a CDS encoding class I SAM-dependent methyltransferase — protein MTDGTTAMPGHGALMDSVYRGQRHIYDATRKFFLFGRDSLIEDLDCRSGQTILEIGCGTGRNLALIGRRWPGTQLHGLDISHEMLKSARAKLGERAILQFGDATAFDPVALFDRAGFDRVVLSFALSMIPDWQAAIKCSAAALAPGGSLHIVDFGNLAGLPLPLRAALNAWLRHFHVSPRLELIGFCETIAGQMGWQCAVQRAPLDYYSCVTLIRPKV, from the coding sequence ATGACCGACGGCACAACGGCGATGCCCGGACACGGGGCGCTGATGGATTCGGTTTATCGCGGCCAGCGCCATATCTACGACGCCACACGCAAATTCTTCCTCTTCGGCCGCGATTCCCTGATCGAGGATCTGGATTGCCGGTCGGGGCAGACGATATTGGAGATCGGCTGCGGAACCGGCCGCAACCTCGCCCTGATCGGGCGCCGCTGGCCCGGCACCCAATTGCACGGGCTGGATATTTCCCATGAGATGCTGAAAAGCGCTCGGGCCAAGCTCGGCGAACGGGCAATCCTGCAATTTGGCGATGCCACCGCATTCGACCCCGTCGCCCTGTTCGACCGGGCCGGGTTCGATCGGGTGGTCCTTTCCTTCGCGCTTTCCATGATCCCGGATTGGCAAGCAGCCATCAAGTGCTCGGCTGCCGCGCTTGCTCCGGGCGGATCGCTTCATATCGTGGATTTCGGCAATCTCGCCGGCTTGCCGCTGCCGCTACGCGCCGCGCTGAATGCATGGCTTCGGCATTTTCATGTATCGCCGCGCCTGGAACTCATCGGCTTTTGCGAAACCATTGCCGGCCAGATGGGCTGGCAATGCGCCGTGCAGCGGGCGCCGCTCGATTACTACAGCTGCGTCACCCTGATCCGCCCCAAAGTTTAG
- a CDS encoding DUF3419 family protein, giving the protein MAKPAEELISHAVVRNGHNPAARLLDKAFAFAFKGLVYAQIWEDPVVDMDAMAITPDCRIITIASGGCNALSYLIADPRQVIAVDLNTAHVALNRLKIAAIKHLPDYEHFSRFFAEADSPANIAAYRRYLAPQLDQATQRYWEGRDLVGRRRIAGFSQGIYKRGLLGGFIGLAHLLARLYRIDPREILEAPTTDEQRRIFEEKFAPIFERRFIRWLTDQPVSLFGLGIPPAQYTALAGDERMAIVLRKRLEKLACHFPVNDNYFAWQAFSRGYGRSPARPLPPYLQEANFALLRQRIGRLDIRHANIANQLAAQPDESLDRYVLLDAQDWMTDAQLNRLWTEILRTARKNARVVFRTAAESSLLPGRVPEQILSRWHYAEEQSRALTLRDRSSIYGGLHLYELRG; this is encoded by the coding sequence ATGGCTAAACCCGCCGAAGAACTGATAAGTCACGCCGTCGTCCGCAATGGACACAATCCCGCCGCGCGCCTGCTCGACAAGGCCTTCGCCTTCGCCTTCAAAGGCCTGGTTTACGCGCAGATCTGGGAAGATCCGGTGGTCGATATGGATGCGATGGCGATAACGCCCGATTGCCGCATCATCACCATCGCCAGCGGCGGCTGCAACGCACTGTCCTATCTCATTGCAGACCCCCGCCAGGTAATCGCCGTCGATCTCAACACGGCGCATGTGGCGCTCAACCGGCTCAAGATCGCCGCGATCAAGCACCTGCCGGATTATGAGCATTTCAGCCGCTTCTTCGCCGAGGCGGACAGCCCGGCCAATATCGCGGCCTATCGCCGCTACCTCGCTCCACAACTCGATCAGGCCACCCAGCGTTACTGGGAAGGCCGCGACCTGGTGGGACGACGGCGGATCGCGGGCTTCTCCCAGGGAATCTACAAGCGCGGGCTGCTGGGGGGCTTTATCGGCCTCGCCCATCTTCTGGCGCGCCTCTACCGCATCGATCCGCGCGAAATACTGGAAGCGCCCACCACCGATGAGCAGCGGCGGATCTTCGAGGAGAAGTTCGCGCCGATATTCGAGCGGCGCTTCATCCGCTGGCTGACCGATCAGCCGGTATCGCTGTTCGGGCTGGGCATTCCGCCCGCCCAATATACAGCACTGGCCGGCGACGAACGGATGGCGATAGTGCTGCGCAAGCGGCTGGAAAAGCTGGCCTGCCATTTCCCGGTGAACGACAATTACTTCGCCTGGCAAGCCTTCTCCCGTGGCTATGGCCGCAGCCCCGCCCGCCCCCTGCCCCCCTATCTGCAGGAAGCCAATTTCGCCCTGCTGCGCCAGCGGATCGGAAGGCTGGATATCCGCCACGCCAACATCGCCAACCAGCTCGCTGCCCAGCCCGACGAAAGCCTGGATCGTTACGTGCTGCTCGATGCGCAGGACTGGATGACCGACGCGCAACTGAACCGTCTCTGGACGGAAATCCTGCGCACCGCCCGCAAGAATGCGCGCGTGGTCTTTCGCACGGCGGCCGAATCCTCGCTGCTGCCGGGCCGGGTTCCGGAGCAGATCCTGTCCCGCTGGCACTATGCGGAAGAGCAGTCTCGCGCGCTGACCCTGCGCGACCGGTCATCCATCTATGGCGGCCTCCATCTTTACGAGCTGCGCGGATGA
- a CDS encoding saccharopine dehydrogenase family protein, producing MSKVLVIGAGGVSSVAVHKMAMNSGIFSHVSLASRTQSKCDAIAESVKQRTGVLIDTYALDAEDVPATIALIEKIQPKLVVNLALPYQDLAIMDACLATGVDYLDTANYEPKDEAKFEYKWQWAYHERFREKGIMALLGSGFDPGVTSVFAMWLKKHKLKTIRRLDILDCNGGDHGQAFATNFNPEINIREVTAPARHWENGAFVETPAMSVRQSFDFEGVGPKNMYLMYHEELESLARFIPEMERARFWMTFGDEYIKHLTVLQNVGMTRIDPVVYEGKEIIPLQFLKAVLPEPSSLGPTTKGKTNIGDIATGEVLDGSGEKTFYVRNICDHEAAYEETGNQAVSYTTGVPAMIGAAMLLTGAWRGEGVFNMEEFDPDPFMDMLNRHGLPWTVEELPGPLDF from the coding sequence GTGAGCAAGGTTCTGGTGATTGGCGCTGGCGGGGTGAGTTCCGTCGCGGTGCATAAAATGGCGATGAATTCCGGCATTTTCAGCCATGTCAGCTTGGCTAGCCGCACCCAATCCAAATGCGATGCGATTGCCGAATCGGTGAAGCAACGCACCGGCGTTCTGATCGATACCTATGCTCTCGACGCGGAAGACGTGCCCGCCACCATCGCGCTGATCGAGAAGATCCAGCCTAAGCTGGTGGTCAATCTGGCGCTGCCTTATCAGGATCTGGCGATCATGGACGCCTGCCTCGCCACCGGCGTCGATTACCTCGATACCGCCAATTACGAGCCGAAGGACGAGGCCAAATTCGAATACAAGTGGCAATGGGCCTATCACGAGCGCTTCAGGGAGAAGGGCATCATGGCCCTGCTCGGCAGCGGGTTCGACCCGGGCGTGACCAGCGTGTTCGCCATGTGGCTCAAGAAGCACAAGCTCAAGACTATCCGCCGGCTCGACATTCTCGATTGCAACGGCGGCGATCATGGCCAGGCCTTCGCCACCAATTTCAATCCGGAGATCAATATCCGCGAAGTCACCGCGCCCGCTCGCCACTGGGAGAACGGCGCGTTCGTCGAAACGCCCGCGATGAGCGTGAGGCAGAGCTTCGACTTCGAAGGCGTCGGCCCCAAGAACATGTATCTGATGTATCACGAGGAGTTGGAAAGCCTCGCGCGGTTCATTCCCGAGATGGAGCGGGCGCGGTTCTGGATGACCTTCGGCGACGAATACATCAAGCATCTGACCGTGCTGCAGAATGTTGGCATGACCCGGATCGATCCGGTGGTCTACGAAGGCAAGGAAATCATCCCGCTGCAGTTCCTCAAGGCCGTGCTGCCTGAGCCGTCGAGCCTTGGCCCGACGACGAAGGGCAAGACCAACATCGGCGATATCGCCACTGGCGAGGTGCTGGATGGTTCGGGCGAGAAGACCTTCTACGTCAGGAACATTTGCGACCATGAGGCCGCCTATGAGGAAACCGGCAACCAGGCGGTAAGCTATACCACCGGCGTTCCGGCGATGATCGGCGCGGCGATGCTGCTGACGGGCGCATGGCGCGGGGAAGGCGTGTTCAACATGGAAGAGTTCGATCCCGATCCCTTCATGGACATGCTGAACCGGCATGGGCTGCCGTGGACCGTGGAGGAACTGCCCGGACCACTGGACTTCTGA
- a CDS encoding DMT family protein encodes MGWNAIAPVGLLAGSNLLMNLAWYGHLKAPQKALWIAVLASWGIAFFEYCLAVPANRIGVRAYSLAELKTLQELFSLLGFIVVAWALFGQKPGISQIVGFALIAAGAYFVFKAPLG; translated from the coding sequence ATGGGCTGGAACGCGATCGCGCCGGTCGGGTTGCTGGCTGGCTCCAACCTGCTGATGAACCTGGCCTGGTACGGCCATCTCAAGGCGCCTCAGAAAGCCTTGTGGATCGCTGTCCTCGCAAGCTGGGGCATCGCCTTCTTCGAATATTGCCTGGCCGTTCCCGCCAACCGGATCGGTGTGCGAGCCTATTCGCTGGCTGAACTGAAGACGCTGCAGGAATTGTTTTCACTGCTCGGCTTCATCGTGGTGGCCTGGGCCTTGTTCGGGCAAAAGCCGGGAATCAGCCAGATCGTCGGCTTCGCCTTGATTGCGGCCGGCGCCTATTTCGTCTTCAAGGCGCCGTTGGGATAA
- a CDS encoding carboxynorspermidine decarboxylase, translating to METRAGDPGAFAHFDLHRVDSPSFVVDVAKLRENLRILADIRDRAGIKVLAALKAFSMWSVAPVIGEYLDGVCTSGLWEALLAAEHYDGEIATYCAAYKPEDMEEICRLSDHVIFNTPMQIERFSEMLDLSRARGNDFDIGLRINPLNPEGEVARYDPCAPFSRLGFPVDQLTEEHVALVDGLHFHSLCEQDLEPLKRTWDKLFDHIEPYFEQLKWLNFGGGHHITRADYQRDELVEFLIDVRDDTGCEIYLEPGEAVALDAGILVGSILDSHRNGMPLAITDISATCHMPDVLEAPYRPAMLHEGEEGEPIRLGGPSCLAGDVIGDYRLPVPPRPGERIAFLDQAHYSMVKTTTFNGVPLPSIWLWDSETDALERVKTFGYADFRDRLS from the coding sequence ATGGAAACGAGAGCCGGCGATCCCGGAGCCTTCGCGCATTTCGACCTGCATCGGGTGGACAGCCCATCCTTCGTGGTGGACGTGGCGAAGCTGCGCGAAAACCTGCGCATCCTTGCCGATATTCGCGACCGCGCGGGGATCAAGGTGCTTGCCGCGCTCAAGGCTTTCTCGATGTGGAGCGTGGCTCCGGTGATCGGCGAATATCTCGACGGGGTCTGCACTTCAGGGCTGTGGGAGGCCTTGCTGGCGGCCGAGCATTACGATGGGGAGATCGCAACCTACTGCGCCGCCTACAAGCCGGAGGACATGGAGGAGATCTGCCGCCTGTCCGACCATGTGATCTTCAACACGCCCATGCAGATCGAGCGCTTCTCGGAGATGCTGGACCTGTCCCGGGCGCGGGGGAACGATTTCGATATAGGACTGCGAATCAATCCGCTGAATCCGGAAGGTGAAGTCGCGCGTTACGATCCCTGCGCGCCGTTCTCGCGCCTGGGCTTTCCGGTCGATCAATTGACGGAGGAGCATGTCGCGCTGGTCGACGGGCTGCATTTCCATTCCCTGTGCGAGCAGGACCTGGAGCCGCTGAAACGCACCTGGGACAAGCTGTTCGACCATATCGAGCCCTATTTCGAGCAGCTCAAATGGCTCAATTTCGGCGGCGGGCATCACATCACCCGGGCCGATTACCAGCGCGACGAGCTGGTGGAATTCCTGATCGACGTGCGGGACGATACCGGCTGCGAGATCTATCTCGAGCCGGGGGAAGCCGTTGCGCTCGACGCCGGCATTCTGGTGGGCAGCATCCTCGATTCGCACAGGAACGGGATGCCGCTCGCCATCACCGATATCTCCGCCACCTGCCATATGCCCGATGTGCTCGAGGCGCCCTATCGGCCGGCCATGCTGCACGAAGGGGAAGAAGGGGAGCCGATCCGGCTCGGCGGCCCGTCCTGCCTGGCGGGGGACGTGATCGGCGATTACCGGCTGCCGGTTCCGCCACGACCCGGCGAGCGAATCGCCTTCCTCGACCAGGCGCATTATTCCATGGTCAAAACGACCACCTTCAATGGCGTGCCGCTTCCTTCCATCTGGCTCTGGGACAGCGAGACCGATGCGCTCGAACGTGTAAAAACATTCGGTTACGCCGATTTTCGCGACCGGCTGAGTTGA
- a CDS encoding type III PLP-dependent enzyme, translated as MYIYPDASAVVRDLSPDEPVIINRPHAAARAARFFSRKFPGKSLYAVKANPSPELLRVLWDSGITHYDVASIAEVRLVREVLPDATLCFMHPVKSPAAIREAYHQHGVRVFSLDTLEELDKIVAATDRATDLRLCVRLRVSSEFAELSLASKFGVDLADAAPLLQATRQVADWLGICFHVGSQAMTPFAYVQALERVRAAIVDASVTVDIIDVGGGFPSIYPGMEPPPLEDYFGVIHRASESLPISYSAELWCEPGRALCAEYNSLIVRVEKRRGDELYINDGAYGALFDAAHVGWRFPVAALDEERSNGLEEFAFYGPTCDDADYMKGPFLLPADIKPGDYIEIGMLGAYGAAMKTGFNGFGRALAVNVADEPMASLYRGDRADPRQSDNVVSLR; from the coding sequence TTGTACATCTATCCTGACGCATCGGCTGTAGTTCGCGACCTTTCGCCGGACGAACCCGTCATTATCAATCGCCCGCATGCCGCGGCGCGAGCAGCGCGTTTCTTCTCGCGGAAGTTTCCGGGCAAGTCGCTGTATGCGGTGAAGGCCAACCCTTCGCCGGAGCTGCTGCGCGTGCTGTGGGATTCCGGAATCACGCATTACGACGTGGCCTCGATCGCCGAGGTACGGCTGGTGCGCGAAGTACTGCCGGATGCGACGCTGTGCTTCATGCATCCGGTCAAGTCGCCGGCCGCTATCCGCGAAGCCTATCACCAGCATGGCGTGCGCGTGTTCAGCCTCGACACGCTGGAGGAACTGGACAAGATCGTGGCGGCCACCGACCGGGCGACCGATCTGCGCCTCTGCGTGCGTCTGCGCGTATCGTCGGAATTCGCCGAGCTCAGCCTGGCCTCCAAGTTCGGCGTCGATCTCGCCGATGCGGCGCCGCTGCTGCAGGCCACTCGCCAGGTGGCGGACTGGCTGGGCATATGCTTCCATGTCGGCAGCCAGGCGATGACTCCCTTCGCCTATGTGCAGGCGCTGGAGCGGGTGCGCGCGGCGATCGTCGATGCGTCGGTCACGGTCGATATCATCGATGTCGGCGGGGGCTTTCCCAGCATCTATCCGGGCATGGAGCCGCCGCCGCTGGAGGATTACTTCGGCGTGATCCATCGCGCCTCTGAATCGCTGCCGATTTCCTATTCGGCGGAGCTGTGGTGCGAACCGGGCCGGGCGCTGTGCGCGGAATACAACTCGCTGATCGTCCGCGTGGAGAAGCGGCGCGGCGATGAACTCTACATCAATGACGGCGCTTATGGCGCGCTGTTCGACGCCGCGCATGTCGGCTGGCGTTTCCCCGTGGCTGCGTTGGACGAGGAGCGTTCCAACGGGCTGGAGGAATTCGCCTTCTACGGGCCGACCTGCGACGATGCCGACTATATGAAGGGGCCGTTCCTGCTGCCCGCCGACATCAAGCCGGGCGATTACATCGAGATCGGCATGCTGGGCGCCTATGGCGCGGCGATGAAGACCGGGTTCAACGGCTTCGGGCGGGCGCTCGCGGTCAATGTCGCGGACGAGCCGATGGCCAGTCTCTATCGCGGCGATCGCGCCGATCCGCGCCAAAGCGACAATGTGGTGAGCCTTCGCTGA
- a CDS encoding PilZ domain-containing protein, translated as MERRKESRLFAEVAGSYELAGGPVRDVYISQISANGCRLGNPYNELAAGEAVQISLGPVGPLEAIVKWTNGDHAGVEFHAALHPAILTCFAGYCRVAS; from the coding sequence ATGGAGCGCAGGAAGGAAAGCCGGTTGTTCGCCGAAGTGGCGGGCAGTTACGAGCTTGCCGGAGGGCCGGTGCGGGATGTCTATATCTCGCAGATCTCGGCCAATGGCTGCCGCCTCGGCAATCCATACAACGAGCTGGCGGCCGGTGAAGCCGTGCAGATTTCGCTGGGGCCGGTCGGCCCGCTGGAAGCCATCGTCAAATGGACCAACGGCGATCACGCCGGGGTGGAATTCCATGCCGCCCTCCATCCCGCCATCCTGACCTGTTTCGCCGGATATTGCCGGGTAGCCAGCTAG
- a CDS encoding SMR family transporter, translated as MPYVYLMIAILAEVAATTALKESNGFTRLTPGLITLTGYAVAFYFLSLTLRHVPTGVAYAIWSGVGIVLITAAAWLFHGQKLDAPALVGMGLIIAGVIVMNCFSRASAH; from the coding sequence ATGCCCTATGTTTACCTGATGATCGCCATCCTCGCCGAAGTGGCGGCAACCACTGCCCTGAAGGAATCGAACGGCTTCACGAGGCTCACTCCCGGGCTGATAACGCTGACCGGCTATGCGGTGGCGTTCTACTTCCTTTCGCTGACCCTGCGGCACGTGCCGACCGGCGTCGCCTACGCCATCTGGTCCGGGGTCGGCATCGTGCTCATCACGGCCGCCGCCTGGCTGTTCCATGGCCAGAAGCTGGATGCGCCGGCGCTGGTCGGCATGGGGCTGATTATCGCCGGCGTGATCGTGATGAACTGCTTTTCCAGGGCCAGCGCGCATTGA
- a CDS encoding SDR family NAD(P)-dependent oxidoreductase: MSARVMLITGGFGGLGTRLGALAADAGYKVALVGRSRAQDTGFPALRLEGIDTGRPEEARKAVDLVVEQLGGLDVLVNATGDFTIGSVQDGNVEDWARLYAANVVPAVAASQAAIPALVASGSGRIVNVGAALGGQGAPFVGAASASKSALARMTEAAAAELAESGVTVNIVLPTIIDSPRNRQMMPDADPADWVSYEQVAGAILSLAAPEAGDRTGQAIPIGF; encoded by the coding sequence ATGAGTGCGAGAGTGATGCTGATAACCGGCGGCTTCGGCGGCCTTGGCACAAGGCTGGGCGCGCTGGCGGCCGATGCCGGATACAAGGTCGCGCTGGTGGGCCGCTCCCGCGCCCAGGACACCGGCTTCCCGGCCCTGCGGCTCGAAGGAATTGACACCGGCAGGCCGGAGGAAGCGCGCAAGGCCGTCGATCTGGTGGTCGAGCAGCTGGGCGGCCTCGACGTGCTGGTCAATGCCACGGGCGATTTCACCATCGGCTCCGTTCAGGACGGCAATGTCGAGGATTGGGCCAGGCTCTATGCCGCGAATGTGGTGCCCGCCGTTGCCGCCTCGCAGGCCGCGATTCCGGCGCTGGTCGCATCGGGATCGGGCCGGATCGTCAATGTCGGCGCGGCGCTGGGCGGGCAAGGCGCGCCCTTCGTCGGCGCGGCGAGCGCGTCGAAATCCGCCCTTGCGCGAATGACGGAAGCGGCGGCGGCCGAGTTGGCCGAAAGCGGCGTCACGGTGAATATCGTGCTCCCCACCATCATCGATTCACCCCGCAACCGCCAGATGATGCCCGATGCCGATCCGGCCGACTGGGTCAGCTACGAGCAGGTGGCCGGAGCGATCCTCTCGCTCGCCGCGCCCGAAGCGGGCGATCGCACCGGGCAGGCCATCCCGATCGGCTTCTGA